A region from the Haliaeetus albicilla chromosome 16, bHalAlb1.1, whole genome shotgun sequence genome encodes:
- the FNBP4 gene encoding formin-binding protein 4 isoform X4 — MGKKSRAAPGRRPILQLSPPGPRRDEAAVQPVEGTESGSEPDEPEAVTEPPRNAPNPPPPAVKPTGGLCLLGAYADSDDEEGETPEKSARSADANGNNSADIDSTLANFLAEIDAITAPPQPAEPSAASSAPPPTPPRPEPKESGSGQSSGTANGAGSAPAPEWQYDTQCSLAGVGELEMGDWQEVWDENTGCYYYWNTQSNEVTWELPQYLATQVQGLQHYQHSSTVAGANGSFVAAAELYPQEKGAAPGSIGRGSSLTKREVKKEVNEGVQALSNSEEEKKGVAAALLAPLLPDVVKEEEERWRRKVICKEEVEPPPEEEAKAEEAVAAPEEPQPSRDPLEDTLQEDLCSVVQSGESAEEEEEQDTLELEMVLERKKAELRALEEGDGSVSGSSPLSDGSQSASQDATRRLASKRGKWKLFVGAASPESASRGSSKTGRESPEAGEAAVSTEAADAISDKEAESEDPQEKAKAQGAPKIEEEEQDLKFQIGELANTLTSKLEFLGINRQSISNFHMLLLQTETRIADWREGALNGNYLKRKLQDAAEQLKQYEINATPKGWSCHWDRISGSPLLTNSSDKGQTSTHRRNEEQDFCLLPAGSIDAISMLTSAQESHNGSSPTGRTKRRDSGAPTEKPTVLLNHLQKTKESAPRTPPSAPQSSVPVLQPPLPLEMPPPPPPPPDSPPPPPPPPPPPGEDGEIQEVEMEDEGGEEPPAPGTEEDAPLKPLLRPAASSSQGPVEPSPAPLLSTKPQKRKAVEMSPGLMQRTATIGSCPVIYSQPLMAAGKYQPSAVPLASLRPRQRLQGEIQGRPNLRIAPGHAGPQPAALGLQSSFLGVTAPTAPSVMSYSECATPVSLAAAAVQPAPARGALPAAGTTDQPPPPPPPQTPPPPAPKAPPPPEKEKPRKGRKDKGKKGKTKMPSLVKKWQSIQRELDEEENSSSSEEDRETTAQRRIEEWKQQQLMSGMAERNANFEALPEDWRARLKRRKTASST, encoded by the exons GAGGTTTGTGTCTGCTTGGCGCCTACGCAGACAGCGACGATGAGGAGGGCGAAACCCCGGAGAAGTCTGCCCGTTCCGCGGACGCGAATGGCAATAATTCGGCAGACATCGACAGCACGCTGGCAAACTTCCTGGCG GAGATCGATGCCATCACGGCTCCTCCGCAGCCCGCCGAGCCCTCCGCCGCCTCTTCCGCGCCGCCCCCCACTCCTCCCCGCCCGGAGCCGAAGGAGTCGGGCTCGGGCCAGTCCTCAGGCACCGCCAACGGTGCGGGATCTGCACCGGCCCCGGAGTGGCAGTACGATACCCAGTGCTCACTGGCAGGAG TGGGAGAGCTGGAAATGGGTGACTGGCAGGAGGTGTGGGACGAGAACACCGGCTGCTACTATTACTGGAACACTCAGAGCAACGAGGTGACCTGGGAGCTGCCGCAGTACCTGGCGACGCAGGTCCAGGGCCTGCAGCACTACCAGCACAG cagcACCGTGGCAGGCGCCAATGGCAGCTTTGTAGCGGCTGCCGAGCTGTACCCCCAGGAGAAGGGGGCCGCCCCCGGCAGCATCGGCCGTGGGTCCAGCCTCACCAAGCGGGAAGTGAAGAAG GAAGTGAACGAAGGCGTGCAGGCCCTCTCCAACAGcgaggaggagaagaagggggtggctgcagccctcctggcaccactcctgcctgatgtggtgaaggaggaagaggagcgcTGGAGGAGAAAGGTGATCTGCAAAGAGGAGGTCGAGCCACCCCCAGAAGAGGAGGCAAAAGCAGAAGAGGCAGTGGCCGCCCCCGAAGAGCCGCAGCCCAGCAGGGATCCCCTGGAAGACACGCTGCAGGAGGATCTGTGCAGCGTGGTGCAGTCGGGGGAGAGcgctgaggaagaggaggagcaaGATACCCTCGAGCTGGAGATGGTGCTGGAGAGAAAGAAG GCGGAGCTGCGTGCCTTGGAGGAAGGCGATGGCAGTGTTTCGGGCTCCAGCCCGCTCTCCGACGGGAGCCAGTCGGCCTCGCAGGATGCAACCCGCAGGCTGGCCTCTAAGCGAGGGAAATGGAAACTGTTTGTTGGAGCTGCCAGCCCCGAATCCGCAAGTCGAGGCTCCAGCAAAACAGGCCGGGAGAGCCCGGAAGCAGGAGAAGCAG CGGTGagcacagaagcagctgatGCGATTTCAGACAAAGAGGCAGAGTCTGAGGACCCccaggagaaagcaaaagcccAAGGGGCACCAAAAATagaagaggaggagcaggaccTAAAG TTTCAGATCGGAGAGCTGGCAAATACTCTGACTAGTAAATTGGAGTTCCTGGGCATCAACAGACAATCTATCTCCAACTTCCACATGTTGCTGTTGCAGACAGAG ACCCGCATTGCAGACTGGCGAGAAGGTGCTCTCAATGGAAACTACCTCAAACGCAAACTCCAAGATGCAGCCGAACAGCTAAAACAATACGAAATAAACGCCACCCCTAAAGGCTGGTCCTGCCACTGGGACAG GATCTCTGGATCACCTCTTCTGACCAACAGCTCTGACAAAGGACAAACTTCAACTCATCGACGGAACGAAGAACAAGATTTCTGTCTCCTGCCAGCAG GGAGCATAGACGCTATTTCTATGTTAACGAGCGCTCAGGAGAGTCACAATGGGAGTTCCCCGACGGGGAGGACGAAGAGGAGGGACAGCGGAGCACCGACAGAAAAGCCGACGGTCCTCCTAAACCACCTCCAAAAGACAAAGGAGAGCGCGCCGAGGACCCCGCCGAGCGCTCCACAG TCCTCTGTCCCGGTCCTCCAACCTCCCTTGCCTTTGGAAATGCCtccgccgcctccgcctccACCGGACtcgcctccgccgccgcccccgccgcccccaccTCCCGGAGAAGACGGTGAGATCCAGGAAGTGGAGATGGAAGATGAGGGGGGCGAGGAGCCGCCCGCCCCAGGAACGGAGGAAGACGCTCCCCTGAAGCCTCTCCTGCgcccagctgccagcagcagccag GGTCCCGTTGAACCGAGCCCGGCCCCTCTGCTCTCCACCAAGCCTCAGAAGAGGAAAGCCGTGGAGATGAGCCCGGGGCTGATGCAGCGAACGGCCACCATCGGCAGCTGCCCTGTCATCTACAGCCAGCCCCTGATGGCCGCTGGCAAGTACCAGCCTTCGGCCGTGCCCCTTGCCTCCCTGAGGCCGCGCCAGCGGCTACAGGGCGAGATCCAGGGCCGCCCCAACCTCCGCATCGCACCGGGCCACGCCGGCCCTCAGCCTGCCGCGCTGGGCCTGCAGTCCAGCTTCCTGGGTGTGACGGCGCCCACCGCACCTTCCGTCATGAGCTACTCAGAGTGCGCCACGCCCGTCAGCCTGGCCGCTGCCGCCGTGCAACCGGCCCCGGCGCGaggagccctgcctgctgccggCACCACCGACCAGCCACCTCCTCCGCCgcccccccagacacccccgcctcccgcccccAAGGCGCCGCCGCCACCAGAGAAGGAGAAGCCAAGGAAGGGGCGGAAGGACAAG GGCAAGAAGGGCAAGACGAAGATGCCGTCGCTGGTGAAGAAGTGGCAGAGTATCCAGCGGGAGCTGGATGAGGAGGAGAACTCCAGCTCCAGCGAGGAGGATCGGGAGACCACTGCCCAGCGGCGCATCGAGgagtggaagcagcagcagctgatgaG TGGCATGGCGGAGAGGAACGCCAACTTCGAGGCGCTGCCAGAGGACTGGCGAGCACGGCTGAAGCGGAGGAAAACCGCGTCAAGCACATGA
- the FNBP4 gene encoding formin-binding protein 4 isoform X1: MGKKSRAAPGRRPILQLSPPGPRRDEAAVQPVEGTESGSEPDEPEAVTEPPRNAPNPPPPAVKPTGGLCLLGAYADSDDEEGETPEKSARSADANGNNSADIDSTLANFLAEIDAITAPPQPAEPSAASSAPPPTPPRPEPKESGSGQSSGTANGAGSAPAPEWQYDTQCSLAGVGELEMGDWQEVWDENTGCYYYWNTQSNEVTWELPQYLATQVQGLQHYQHSSTVAGANGSFVAAAELYPQEKGAAPGSIGRGSSLTKREVKKEVNEGVQALSNSEEEKKGVAAALLAPLLPDVVKEEEERWRRKVICKEEVEPPPEEEAKAEEAVAAPEEPQPSRDPLEDTLQEDLCSVVQSGESAEEEEEQDTLELEMVLERKKAELRALEEGDGSVSGSSPLSDGSQSASQDATRRLASKRGKWKLFVGAASPESASRGSSKTGRESPEAGEAAVSTEAADAISDKEAESEDPQEKAKAQGAPKIEEEEQDLKDPLRAVGGMPSPWFQIGELANTLTSKLEFLGINRQSISNFHMLLLQTETRIADWREGALNGNYLKRKLQDAAEQLKQYEINATPKGWSCHWDRISGSPLLTNSSDKGQTSTHRRNEEQDFCLLPAGSIDAISMLTSAQESHNGSSPTGRTKRRDSGAPTEKPTVLLNHLQKTKESAPRTPPSAPQSSVPVLQPPLPLEMPPPPPPPPDSPPPPPPPPPPPGEDGEIQEVEMEDEGGEEPPAPGTEEDAPLKPLLRPAASSSQGPVEPSPAPLLSTKPQKRKAVEMSPGLMQRTATIGSCPVIYSQPLMAAGKYQPSAVPLASLRPRQRLQGEIQGRPNLRIAPGHAGPQPAALGLQSSFLGVTAPTAPSVMSYSECATPVSLAAAAVQPAPARGALPAAGTTDQPPPPPPPQTPPPPAPKAPPPPEKEKPRKGRKDKGKKGKTKMPSLVKKWQSIQRELDEEENSSSSEEDRETTAQRRIEEWKQQQLMSGMAERNANFEALPEDWRARLKRRKTASST; the protein is encoded by the exons GAGGTTTGTGTCTGCTTGGCGCCTACGCAGACAGCGACGATGAGGAGGGCGAAACCCCGGAGAAGTCTGCCCGTTCCGCGGACGCGAATGGCAATAATTCGGCAGACATCGACAGCACGCTGGCAAACTTCCTGGCG GAGATCGATGCCATCACGGCTCCTCCGCAGCCCGCCGAGCCCTCCGCCGCCTCTTCCGCGCCGCCCCCCACTCCTCCCCGCCCGGAGCCGAAGGAGTCGGGCTCGGGCCAGTCCTCAGGCACCGCCAACGGTGCGGGATCTGCACCGGCCCCGGAGTGGCAGTACGATACCCAGTGCTCACTGGCAGGAG TGGGAGAGCTGGAAATGGGTGACTGGCAGGAGGTGTGGGACGAGAACACCGGCTGCTACTATTACTGGAACACTCAGAGCAACGAGGTGACCTGGGAGCTGCCGCAGTACCTGGCGACGCAGGTCCAGGGCCTGCAGCACTACCAGCACAG cagcACCGTGGCAGGCGCCAATGGCAGCTTTGTAGCGGCTGCCGAGCTGTACCCCCAGGAGAAGGGGGCCGCCCCCGGCAGCATCGGCCGTGGGTCCAGCCTCACCAAGCGGGAAGTGAAGAAG GAAGTGAACGAAGGCGTGCAGGCCCTCTCCAACAGcgaggaggagaagaagggggtggctgcagccctcctggcaccactcctgcctgatgtggtgaaggaggaagaggagcgcTGGAGGAGAAAGGTGATCTGCAAAGAGGAGGTCGAGCCACCCCCAGAAGAGGAGGCAAAAGCAGAAGAGGCAGTGGCCGCCCCCGAAGAGCCGCAGCCCAGCAGGGATCCCCTGGAAGACACGCTGCAGGAGGATCTGTGCAGCGTGGTGCAGTCGGGGGAGAGcgctgaggaagaggaggagcaaGATACCCTCGAGCTGGAGATGGTGCTGGAGAGAAAGAAG GCGGAGCTGCGTGCCTTGGAGGAAGGCGATGGCAGTGTTTCGGGCTCCAGCCCGCTCTCCGACGGGAGCCAGTCGGCCTCGCAGGATGCAACCCGCAGGCTGGCCTCTAAGCGAGGGAAATGGAAACTGTTTGTTGGAGCTGCCAGCCCCGAATCCGCAAGTCGAGGCTCCAGCAAAACAGGCCGGGAGAGCCCGGAAGCAGGAGAAGCAG CGGTGagcacagaagcagctgatGCGATTTCAGACAAAGAGGCAGAGTCTGAGGACCCccaggagaaagcaaaagcccAAGGGGCACCAAAAATagaagaggaggagcaggaccTAAAG GATCCCCTTAGAGCTGTTGGAGGAATGCCGTCTCCTTGG TTTCAGATCGGAGAGCTGGCAAATACTCTGACTAGTAAATTGGAGTTCCTGGGCATCAACAGACAATCTATCTCCAACTTCCACATGTTGCTGTTGCAGACAGAG ACCCGCATTGCAGACTGGCGAGAAGGTGCTCTCAATGGAAACTACCTCAAACGCAAACTCCAAGATGCAGCCGAACAGCTAAAACAATACGAAATAAACGCCACCCCTAAAGGCTGGTCCTGCCACTGGGACAG GATCTCTGGATCACCTCTTCTGACCAACAGCTCTGACAAAGGACAAACTTCAACTCATCGACGGAACGAAGAACAAGATTTCTGTCTCCTGCCAGCAG GGAGCATAGACGCTATTTCTATGTTAACGAGCGCTCAGGAGAGTCACAATGGGAGTTCCCCGACGGGGAGGACGAAGAGGAGGGACAGCGGAGCACCGACAGAAAAGCCGACGGTCCTCCTAAACCACCTCCAAAAGACAAAGGAGAGCGCGCCGAGGACCCCGCCGAGCGCTCCACAG TCCTCTGTCCCGGTCCTCCAACCTCCCTTGCCTTTGGAAATGCCtccgccgcctccgcctccACCGGACtcgcctccgccgccgcccccgccgcccccaccTCCCGGAGAAGACGGTGAGATCCAGGAAGTGGAGATGGAAGATGAGGGGGGCGAGGAGCCGCCCGCCCCAGGAACGGAGGAAGACGCTCCCCTGAAGCCTCTCCTGCgcccagctgccagcagcagccag GGTCCCGTTGAACCGAGCCCGGCCCCTCTGCTCTCCACCAAGCCTCAGAAGAGGAAAGCCGTGGAGATGAGCCCGGGGCTGATGCAGCGAACGGCCACCATCGGCAGCTGCCCTGTCATCTACAGCCAGCCCCTGATGGCCGCTGGCAAGTACCAGCCTTCGGCCGTGCCCCTTGCCTCCCTGAGGCCGCGCCAGCGGCTACAGGGCGAGATCCAGGGCCGCCCCAACCTCCGCATCGCACCGGGCCACGCCGGCCCTCAGCCTGCCGCGCTGGGCCTGCAGTCCAGCTTCCTGGGTGTGACGGCGCCCACCGCACCTTCCGTCATGAGCTACTCAGAGTGCGCCACGCCCGTCAGCCTGGCCGCTGCCGCCGTGCAACCGGCCCCGGCGCGaggagccctgcctgctgccggCACCACCGACCAGCCACCTCCTCCGCCgcccccccagacacccccgcctcccgcccccAAGGCGCCGCCGCCACCAGAGAAGGAGAAGCCAAGGAAGGGGCGGAAGGACAAG GGCAAGAAGGGCAAGACGAAGATGCCGTCGCTGGTGAAGAAGTGGCAGAGTATCCAGCGGGAGCTGGATGAGGAGGAGAACTCCAGCTCCAGCGAGGAGGATCGGGAGACCACTGCCCAGCGGCGCATCGAGgagtggaagcagcagcagctgatgaG TGGCATGGCGGAGAGGAACGCCAACTTCGAGGCGCTGCCAGAGGACTGGCGAGCACGGCTGAAGCGGAGGAAAACCGCGTCAAGCACATGA
- the FNBP4 gene encoding formin-binding protein 4 isoform X3, with protein MGKKSRAAPGRRPILQLSPPGPRRDEAAVQPVEGTESGSEPDEPEAVTEPPRNAPNPPPPAVKPTGGLCLLGAYADSDDEEGETPEKSARSADANGNNSADIDSTLANFLAEIDAITAPPQPAEPSAASSAPPPTPPRPEPKESGSGQSSGTANGAGSAPAPEWQYDTQCSLAGVGELEMGDWQEVWDENTGCYYYWNTQSNEVTWELPQYLATQVQGLQHYQHSSTVAGANGSFVAAAELYPQEKGAAPGSIGRGSSLTKREVKKEVNEGVQALSNSEEEKKGVAAALLAPLLPDVVKEEEERWRRKVICKEEVEPPPEEEAKAEEAVAAPEEPQPSRDPLEDTLQEDLCSVVQSGESAEEEEEQDTLELEMVLERKKAELRALEEGDGSVSGSSPLSDGSQSASQDATRRLASKRGKWKLFVGAASPESASRGSSKTGRESPEAGEAAVSTEAADAISDKEAESEDPQEKAKAQGAPKIEEEEQDLKDPLRAVGGMPSPWFQIGELANTLTSKLEFLGINRQSISNFHMLLLQTETRIADWREGALNGNYLKRKLQDAAEQLKQYEINATPKGWSCHWDREHRRYFYVNERSGESQWEFPDGEDEEEGQRSTDRKADGPPKPPPKDKGERAEDPAERSTGSLCKESFSGQVPATSLMPLTPFWTLLQSSVPVLQPPLPLEMPPPPPPPPDSPPPPPPPPPPPGEDGEIQEVEMEDEGGEEPPAPGTEEDAPLKPLLRPAASSSQGPVEPSPAPLLSTKPQKRKAVEMSPGLMQRTATIGSCPVIYSQPLMAAGKYQPSAVPLASLRPRQRLQGEIQGRPNLRIAPGHAGPQPAALGLQSSFLGVTAPTAPSVMSYSECATPVSLAAAAVQPAPARGALPAAGTTDQPPPPPPPQTPPPPAPKAPPPPEKEKPRKGRKDKGKKGKTKMPSLVKKWQSIQRELDEEENSSSSEEDRETTAQRRIEEWKQQQLMSGMAERNANFEALPEDWRARLKRRKTASST; from the exons GAGGTTTGTGTCTGCTTGGCGCCTACGCAGACAGCGACGATGAGGAGGGCGAAACCCCGGAGAAGTCTGCCCGTTCCGCGGACGCGAATGGCAATAATTCGGCAGACATCGACAGCACGCTGGCAAACTTCCTGGCG GAGATCGATGCCATCACGGCTCCTCCGCAGCCCGCCGAGCCCTCCGCCGCCTCTTCCGCGCCGCCCCCCACTCCTCCCCGCCCGGAGCCGAAGGAGTCGGGCTCGGGCCAGTCCTCAGGCACCGCCAACGGTGCGGGATCTGCACCGGCCCCGGAGTGGCAGTACGATACCCAGTGCTCACTGGCAGGAG TGGGAGAGCTGGAAATGGGTGACTGGCAGGAGGTGTGGGACGAGAACACCGGCTGCTACTATTACTGGAACACTCAGAGCAACGAGGTGACCTGGGAGCTGCCGCAGTACCTGGCGACGCAGGTCCAGGGCCTGCAGCACTACCAGCACAG cagcACCGTGGCAGGCGCCAATGGCAGCTTTGTAGCGGCTGCCGAGCTGTACCCCCAGGAGAAGGGGGCCGCCCCCGGCAGCATCGGCCGTGGGTCCAGCCTCACCAAGCGGGAAGTGAAGAAG GAAGTGAACGAAGGCGTGCAGGCCCTCTCCAACAGcgaggaggagaagaagggggtggctgcagccctcctggcaccactcctgcctgatgtggtgaaggaggaagaggagcgcTGGAGGAGAAAGGTGATCTGCAAAGAGGAGGTCGAGCCACCCCCAGAAGAGGAGGCAAAAGCAGAAGAGGCAGTGGCCGCCCCCGAAGAGCCGCAGCCCAGCAGGGATCCCCTGGAAGACACGCTGCAGGAGGATCTGTGCAGCGTGGTGCAGTCGGGGGAGAGcgctgaggaagaggaggagcaaGATACCCTCGAGCTGGAGATGGTGCTGGAGAGAAAGAAG GCGGAGCTGCGTGCCTTGGAGGAAGGCGATGGCAGTGTTTCGGGCTCCAGCCCGCTCTCCGACGGGAGCCAGTCGGCCTCGCAGGATGCAACCCGCAGGCTGGCCTCTAAGCGAGGGAAATGGAAACTGTTTGTTGGAGCTGCCAGCCCCGAATCCGCAAGTCGAGGCTCCAGCAAAACAGGCCGGGAGAGCCCGGAAGCAGGAGAAGCAG CGGTGagcacagaagcagctgatGCGATTTCAGACAAAGAGGCAGAGTCTGAGGACCCccaggagaaagcaaaagcccAAGGGGCACCAAAAATagaagaggaggagcaggaccTAAAG GATCCCCTTAGAGCTGTTGGAGGAATGCCGTCTCCTTGG TTTCAGATCGGAGAGCTGGCAAATACTCTGACTAGTAAATTGGAGTTCCTGGGCATCAACAGACAATCTATCTCCAACTTCCACATGTTGCTGTTGCAGACAGAG ACCCGCATTGCAGACTGGCGAGAAGGTGCTCTCAATGGAAACTACCTCAAACGCAAACTCCAAGATGCAGCCGAACAGCTAAAACAATACGAAATAAACGCCACCCCTAAAGGCTGGTCCTGCCACTGGGACAG GGAGCATAGACGCTATTTCTATGTTAACGAGCGCTCAGGAGAGTCACAATGGGAGTTCCCCGACGGGGAGGACGAAGAGGAGGGACAGCGGAGCACCGACAGAAAAGCCGACGGTCCTCCTAAACCACCTCCAAAAGACAAAGGAGAGCGCGCCGAGGACCCCGCCGAGCGCTCCACAG GCTCCCTTTGTAAAGAATCCTTCTCAGGCCAAGTTCCTGCTACGTCTCTCATGCCGCTCACTCCATTTTGGACTCTGCTTCAGTCCTCTGTCCCGGTCCTCCAACCTCCCTTGCCTTTGGAAATGCCtccgccgcctccgcctccACCGGACtcgcctccgccgccgcccccgccgcccccaccTCCCGGAGAAGACGGTGAGATCCAGGAAGTGGAGATGGAAGATGAGGGGGGCGAGGAGCCGCCCGCCCCAGGAACGGAGGAAGACGCTCCCCTGAAGCCTCTCCTGCgcccagctgccagcagcagccag GGTCCCGTTGAACCGAGCCCGGCCCCTCTGCTCTCCACCAAGCCTCAGAAGAGGAAAGCCGTGGAGATGAGCCCGGGGCTGATGCAGCGAACGGCCACCATCGGCAGCTGCCCTGTCATCTACAGCCAGCCCCTGATGGCCGCTGGCAAGTACCAGCCTTCGGCCGTGCCCCTTGCCTCCCTGAGGCCGCGCCAGCGGCTACAGGGCGAGATCCAGGGCCGCCCCAACCTCCGCATCGCACCGGGCCACGCCGGCCCTCAGCCTGCCGCGCTGGGCCTGCAGTCCAGCTTCCTGGGTGTGACGGCGCCCACCGCACCTTCCGTCATGAGCTACTCAGAGTGCGCCACGCCCGTCAGCCTGGCCGCTGCCGCCGTGCAACCGGCCCCGGCGCGaggagccctgcctgctgccggCACCACCGACCAGCCACCTCCTCCGCCgcccccccagacacccccgcctcccgcccccAAGGCGCCGCCGCCACCAGAGAAGGAGAAGCCAAGGAAGGGGCGGAAGGACAAG GGCAAGAAGGGCAAGACGAAGATGCCGTCGCTGGTGAAGAAGTGGCAGAGTATCCAGCGGGAGCTGGATGAGGAGGAGAACTCCAGCTCCAGCGAGGAGGATCGGGAGACCACTGCCCAGCGGCGCATCGAGgagtggaagcagcagcagctgatgaG TGGCATGGCGGAGAGGAACGCCAACTTCGAGGCGCTGCCAGAGGACTGGCGAGCACGGCTGAAGCGGAGGAAAACCGCGTCAAGCACATGA